The Methylocystis echinoides DNA window CCGGCTGCCCGCTGCAAGGTCACCCGCGCCACATCCAGACCGCTCTCAGCCGCAAGGCGCATGGCCACGTATTCAGCTTTGACGACGCTATAGAGATCACTTTGCGAAGAAAACTTCGCGACGTATTTCCGATCTGCCGACGCGATCATCGCCTTAGGACGTGCGCCGCCGATGGAGCTGCCATGTAACAGCGCCTGATCGAGCTCCGGGGTTAGAGGGATGCCCGCTTCGATGCTCGCGGCGGCCGTCAATAACTCATCGAGCGAGGCAGGCGCAGCCTCACGGGCGACATAACGGGTGGCGGACATCTGAAAATCCAGAGCGCCGATCCGGTCGGAACCAGATTCAAGGAGGTAGGTAAGCTCATCGAGCGAAGCGACATCGCTTCCTGGCTCCTTAGCGCCGAGTCTCCGATTGAGGATGACCCGCCGGCCCCACGCATCGGGCGCGGCGTCTCGGATGCAGCTCGGCATCCGCAATCCATTGAGAAGCGGCAACACGCCGGGCCGTAGCGGCAGTTCGGGTTCATAAAGCGGGATTGCATTGTTCCTGGCGAGAAAGCTGCGCCCGTAATTGAACAGCAGCTGATCACCCACGGCGGCGAGCCTGCCGGCGACGACCGGATCGATCTCGCCGGGCAGCCAGACCCAGACGAAGGCTTCCTTTGGAGCGGCTTCAGAAGTCATCCTTGGTCTCAACCTTGGAAACGCGCACAGCCTTGGGCAGAAGCGTGAGTATTGCCGTGTTGGTTCCGATCGCGCTCGTCAGCGCGGCCTGATCGGCGTCGAAGAGGCGCACGCCGACGATAGCCGCAGCCTCGAACACGGCGCCGATCCCGCAACCTGGATCTCCCTTCTCGATCCTTTGCACGAGGCCGCGAGACAGCCCGGCGCGCTCGGCCAGTTCGGTCGTCGTCATCTTCCGTTCGATGCGCGCGCGGCGGATCAGCTGGCCCAGCATCGCGACGGCGTCGTGACTGTAGCGGGAATAGGGACGGGTCACTGGCTTGGCCATCGCTATGCTCTATTAATAGACCACATATGTCTCGAAGCTTTATTTATGGCTCAGAACTCAATTGCGCAAGCGTGAACTCCCGGGAATGCTCCATAAACGGATCATCTTGAGGTATTTGGCCTATTTATAGATCCCCGCCCGGAGGCCCTTCGTAAAACTCGAGACATAGAAGGTGCCTCTTC harbors:
- a CDS encoding type II toxin-antitoxin system HipA family toxin: MTSEAAPKEAFVWVWLPGEIDPVVAGRLAAVGDQLLFNYGRSFLARNNAIPLYEPELPLRPGVLPLLNGLRMPSCIRDAAPDAWGRRVILNRRLGAKEPGSDVASLDELTYLLESGSDRIGALDFQMSATRYVAREAAPASLDELLTAAASIEAGIPLTPELDQALLHGSSIGGARPKAMIASADRKYVAKFSSQSDLYSVVKAEYVAMRLAAESGLDVARVTLQRAAGKDVLLVERFDREKAAEGWRRRAMVSALTLLELDEMMARYASYEDLATVIRHRFVAPKETLRELFGRMLFNVLCGNTDDHARNHSAFWDGGKLALTPAYDVCPQARAGGEATQAMLIAGGERLSRIGLCLEAAPMFLLSCEEALAMARHQVTVIRDRWAQVCAEAALSDVDRSQLWRRQFLHPFAFEGAPPSLAALLA
- a CDS encoding helix-turn-helix transcriptional regulator; this encodes MAKPVTRPYSRYSHDAVAMLGQLIRRARIERKMTTTELAERAGLSRGLVQRIEKGDPGCGIGAVFEAAAIVGVRLFDADQAALTSAIGTNTAILTLLPKAVRVSKVETKDDF